The following proteins are encoded in a genomic region of Cricetulus griseus strain 17A/GY chromosome 7, alternate assembly CriGri-PICRH-1.0, whole genome shotgun sequence:
- the LOC100763224 gene encoding alpha-N-acetylgalactosaminide alpha-2,6-sialyltransferase 1 isoform X2: protein MAVRSPRTLLSRQSHTPEAPQPRIGQGCSVRFAPSRASMSSEGPGWSSAEQAEPCAIRSSPEIYGLKKRVGGSCGTTWPAALTRTLRLDGLCPASNLHQELSVSRYQFIRENKEEKSQETLEKYTPHRPITKLPPRAQIKNKTAVRTEERGQQSQNSEEARGDGEKKRKAGPVAKTLVPESWGRKLAATATLLTRLRKKATSRGAVPAKEKVAQVKPSPSSFPHHTTQRRQRLKASNFKSEPHWDFEEDYRLDVGGLQTTCPDSLKIRASKSPWLQNIFLPNLTLFLDSAHFTQGEWDRLEHFAPPFGFMELNQSLVQEVVTRFRPVPQQQLLLAGLPPGSSRCITCAVVGNGGILNDSHVGQEIDSHDFVFRLSGAITKGYEQDVGTRTSFYGFTAFSIVQSILTLRGRGFQHVPLGKDVRYLHFLEGTRDYEWLEAMFLNQTMAKTKLSWFRHRPQEVFRDALDLDRYLLLHPDFIRYMKNRFLRSKTLDTAHWRIYRPTTGALLLLTALHLCDKVSAYGFITQGHERFSDHYYDTVWKRLVFYINHDFKLERTVWKRLHDEGIIRLYQRPENPKEKS from the exons ATGGCGGTGCGGTCACCCCGGACGCTGCTCTCCCGCCAGAGCCACACCCCAGAAGCACCTCAGCCCCGAATTGGGCAGGGATGTTCGGTTCGGTTCGCACCGTCCAGGGCCAGCATGAGCAGTGAAGGACCGGGATGGTCGTCTGCTGAGCAGGCTGAGCCCTGTGCGATTCGGAGCTCACCCGAGATTTATGGGCTTAAGAAGAgggtgggtggcagctgtggaaCCACCTGGCCGGCTGCTCTCACGAGGACCCTGAGGCTTGACGGTTTATGCCCTG CATCCAACCTTCATCAAGAGTTATCTGTGTCCAGGTATCAGTTTATAAgggagaacaaagaagaaaaatctcaggAGACACTAGAAAAGTACACACCCCACAGACCCATCACGAAGCTGCCACCGAGAGCTCAAATAAAGAACAAGACTGCTGTCAGGACAGAGGAGCGGGGCCAGCAGAGTCAGAACAgtgaggaagccagaggagatggggagaagaagagaaaggcgGGGCCTGTGGCAAAGACACTTGTTCCAGAAAGTTGGGGAAGAAAATTGGCAGCCACAGCAACACTGTTAAcaaggctgagaaagaaagcGACCAGCAGAGGAGCTGTTCCAGCCAAGGAGAAGGTGGCCCAGGTCaagccctccccctcctctttccctcaccACACCACACAAAGAAGGCAAAGGCTGAAGGCATCCAACTTCAAGTCTGAGCCTCACTGGGATTTTGAGGAAGACTACCGCTTGGATGTGGGGGGCCTGCAGACG ACCTGTCCCGACTCTCTGAAGATCAGGGCCTCCAAGTCACCGTGGCTCCAGAATATCTTTCTGCCCAACCTGACTCTCTTCCTGGACTCTGCACACTTCACCCAGGGCGAGTGGGACCGCCTGGAGCACTTTGCACCGCCCTTTGGCTTCATGGAGCTCAATCAGTCCC TGGTACAGGAGGTGGTGACCCGCTTCCGACCCGTACCCCAGCAGCAGCTGCTCCTGGCCGGCCTCCCCCCGGGGAGCTCCAGGTGCATCACCTGTGCCGTGGTGGGCAATGGCGGCATCCTGAACGACTCCCACGTGGGCCAGGAGATAGACAGCCACGACTTTGTTTTCCG actGAGCGGCGCTATTACTAAAGGATATGAGCAGGACGTGGGGACGCGGACATCCTTCTACGGCTTCACTGCCTTCTCCATAGTCCAGTCGATCCTCACACTGCGTGGTCGAGGTTTCCAGCATGTGCCTCTGGGGAAG GATGTCCGATATCTCCACTTCCTGGAGGGCACCCGGGACTACGAGTGGCTAGAAGCGATGTTTTTGAATCAGACCATGGCAAAAACCAAACTTTCCTGGTTCAG GCACAGGCCCCAGGAAGTGTTCCGGGACGCCTTGGACTTAGACAGATACTTGCTGCTGCACCCAGACTTCATCCGTTACATGAAGAACAG GTTTCTGAGGTCGAAGACCCTGGACACTGCTCACTGGAGAATATACCGGCCCACCACCGGTGCCCTCCTACTGCTTACCGCCCTTCATCTCTGTGACAAG GTGAGTGCCTATGGCTTCATCACCCAGGGCCATGAGCGCTTCTCTGACCACTACTATGATACAGTGTGGAAACGGCTCGTCTTTTACATAAACCATGACTTCAAGCTAGAGAGAACCGTCTGGAAGCGGCTGCACGATGAAGGCATCATCAGGCTGTACCAGCGTCCAGAAAATCCGAAGGAGAAGAGCTGA